Proteins found in one Planococcus citri chromosome 2, ihPlaCitr1.1, whole genome shotgun sequence genomic segment:
- the pHCl-1 gene encoding glutamate-gated chloride channel isoform X1, which yields MDKSLLLRGTIIFLCVVSNAIKETFSAVDLFDEGKSDKEILDNLLKRTRYDKRLLPPVDGTLTVNMSVLLMSLASPDESSLKYEVEFLLQQQWQDPRLNYGNQSKYEYLNGIHHHDDVWLPDTYFIMHGDFKTPLIPVHFALKVFRNGTIVYYTRRHLILSCQGSISVFPFDDPLCSFAMESISYEKSAIEYVWKNDEATLRKSPSLKTLNAYLIKNQTITCKLESWRGNYSCLKVELMFTRDRVFYFTTVFIPGIILVTSSFITFWLEWNAVPARVMIGVTTMLNFFTTSNGFRSTLPVVSNLTAMNVWDGVCMFFIYASLLEFVCVNYVGRKRPLHNVVYRPGENPVIQRLPVVLSQIGIFMSTPLGNNNNNKKRDENGSDITCTNCTTGCTPNACKHQHEINNVGILGPTTADLRKKEPPHPIRVAKTIDVIARFVFPVAYALFLLFFFFHYKGFS from the exons ATGGATAAAAGTTTGCTGTTACGAGGGACCATAATCTTTTTATGCGTTGTATCGAATGCGATAAAAGAAACCTTTTCGGCTGTCGATTT ATTCGACGAAGGCAAATCCGATAAAGAAATTTTAGATAATCTGTTGAAGAGAACTCGTTACGATAAACGATTACTTCCGCCAGTTGATG GTACTCTAACTGTGAACATGAGTGTACTTCTAATGAGTCTGGCCTCACCGGACGAATCGAGTTTG AAATACGAAGTGGAATTCCTGCTGCAGCAACAATGGCAGGATCCCAGACTGAACTACGGAAATCAAAGCAAATACGAATACTTGAACGGTATACACCACCACGACGACGTCTGGCTTCCTGATACTTATTTTATAATGCACGGCGACTTCAAAACGCCTCTCATACCGGTTCATTTTGCTCTAAAGGTGTTTAGAAATGGCACAATCGTGTATTACACTAG ACGACATTTAATTTTATCGTGTCAAGGAAGTATCAGCGTATTTCCATTTGACGACCCGCTGTGTTCATTCGCCATGGAAAGCA taTCATACGAAAAATCAGCAATCGAATACGTATGGAAAAATGACGAAGCAACGTTGAGAAAGTCGCCGTCTTTGAAAACATTGAACGCTTATctgataaaaaatcaaactattACATGCAAGCTGGAAAGTTGGCGAG GTAATTACAGCTGCTTAAAGGTGGAATTAATGTTCACCAGAGATCGTGTGTTCTACTTTACGACAGTTTTTATACCGGGTATTATTTTAGTGACGTCTTCGTTTATAACATTTTGGCTGGAATGGAACGCCGTGCCTGCCAGAGTAATGATTG GTGTTACGacaatgctcaatttttttacaacttcaaaCGGTTTTCGCTCCACTCTGCCCGTTGTATCGAATTTAACAGCCATGAACGTTTGGGACGGAGTGTGCATGTTTTTCATTTACGCCAGCCTTTTGGAATTCGTTTGCGTTAATTACGTCGGACGTAAACGGCCGCTTCACAACGTCGTTTACAGACCCGGAGAAAATCCCGTAATACAG CGATTACCCGTTGTGCTCAGTcaaattggtatttttatgTCAACTCCGCTG GGTAACAATAATAACAATAAGAAACGCGATGAAAATGGCAGCGATATCACGTGCACCAACTGTACAACTGGTTGCACTCCAAACGCTTGCAAACACCAACACGAAATCAACAACGTTGGAATTTTAGGACCAACAACGGCCGAC TTGAGGAAGAAAGAGCCACCGCATCCGATCCGAGTTGCCAAGACAATAGATGTGATTGCCAGATTTGTTTTTCCCGTCGCGTACGCTCTGTTTCTGCTCTTCTTCTTTTTCCATTACAAGGGATTTTCGTAG
- the pHCl-1 gene encoding glutamate-gated chloride channel isoform X2 has translation MDKSLLLRGTIIFLCVVSNAIKETFSAVDLFDEGKSDKEILDNLLKRTRYDKRLLPPVDGTLTVNMSVLLMSLASPDESSLKYEVEFLLQQQWQDPRLNYGNQSKYEYLNGIHHHDDVWLPDTYFIMHGDFKTPLIPVHFALKVFRNGTIVYYTRRHLILSCQGSISVFPFDDPLCSFAMESISYEKSAIEYVWKNDEATLRKSPSLKTLNAYLIKNQTITCKLESWRGNYSCLKVELMFTRDRVFYFTTVFIPGIILVTSSFITFWLEWNAVPARVMIGVTTMLNFFTTSNGFRSTLPVVSNLTAMNVWDGVCMFFIYASLLEFVCVNYVGRKRPLHNVVYRPGENPVIQGNNNNNKKRDENGSDITCTNCTTGCTPNACKHQHEINNVGILGPTTADLRKKEPPHPIRVAKTIDVIARFVFPVAYALFLLFFFFHYKGFS, from the exons ATGGATAAAAGTTTGCTGTTACGAGGGACCATAATCTTTTTATGCGTTGTATCGAATGCGATAAAAGAAACCTTTTCGGCTGTCGATTT ATTCGACGAAGGCAAATCCGATAAAGAAATTTTAGATAATCTGTTGAAGAGAACTCGTTACGATAAACGATTACTTCCGCCAGTTGATG GTACTCTAACTGTGAACATGAGTGTACTTCTAATGAGTCTGGCCTCACCGGACGAATCGAGTTTG AAATACGAAGTGGAATTCCTGCTGCAGCAACAATGGCAGGATCCCAGACTGAACTACGGAAATCAAAGCAAATACGAATACTTGAACGGTATACACCACCACGACGACGTCTGGCTTCCTGATACTTATTTTATAATGCACGGCGACTTCAAAACGCCTCTCATACCGGTTCATTTTGCTCTAAAGGTGTTTAGAAATGGCACAATCGTGTATTACACTAG ACGACATTTAATTTTATCGTGTCAAGGAAGTATCAGCGTATTTCCATTTGACGACCCGCTGTGTTCATTCGCCATGGAAAGCA taTCATACGAAAAATCAGCAATCGAATACGTATGGAAAAATGACGAAGCAACGTTGAGAAAGTCGCCGTCTTTGAAAACATTGAACGCTTATctgataaaaaatcaaactattACATGCAAGCTGGAAAGTTGGCGAG GTAATTACAGCTGCTTAAAGGTGGAATTAATGTTCACCAGAGATCGTGTGTTCTACTTTACGACAGTTTTTATACCGGGTATTATTTTAGTGACGTCTTCGTTTATAACATTTTGGCTGGAATGGAACGCCGTGCCTGCCAGAGTAATGATTG GTGTTACGacaatgctcaatttttttacaacttcaaaCGGTTTTCGCTCCACTCTGCCCGTTGTATCGAATTTAACAGCCATGAACGTTTGGGACGGAGTGTGCATGTTTTTCATTTACGCCAGCCTTTTGGAATTCGTTTGCGTTAATTACGTCGGACGTAAACGGCCGCTTCACAACGTCGTTTACAGACCCGGAGAAAATCCCGTAATACAG GGTAACAATAATAACAATAAGAAACGCGATGAAAATGGCAGCGATATCACGTGCACCAACTGTACAACTGGTTGCACTCCAAACGCTTGCAAACACCAACACGAAATCAACAACGTTGGAATTTTAGGACCAACAACGGCCGAC TTGAGGAAGAAAGAGCCACCGCATCCGATCCGAGTTGCCAAGACAATAGATGTGATTGCCAGATTTGTTTTTCCCGTCGCGTACGCTCTGTTTCTGCTCTTCTTCTTTTTCCATTACAAGGGATTTTCGTAG